A stretch of Flavobacterium sp. N1994 DNA encodes these proteins:
- a CDS encoding TetR/AcrR family transcriptional regulator: protein MTDLNEKQLEILQVAEQLFAEEGFDGTSIRDIAKKANINIAMISYYFGSKEKMLESLIIYRIADMRLQLESLYNENITPLEKIDKLIELYISRINKNRCMYQIIHFEFSTKKRELNFEKFTEMKINNLKALERIIKEGQDLGMFQKNINVALLSPTIMGTYFHFHMNKHFYDEIFNLKTEEDYNNFVATTLTQHIQKTIKALLVYEN, encoded by the coding sequence ATGACCGACTTAAACGAAAAACAATTAGAGATTCTTCAAGTAGCCGAGCAGTTATTTGCCGAAGAAGGATTTGACGGTACTTCGATTAGGGATATTGCCAAAAAAGCCAACATTAATATCGCCATGATATCCTATTATTTTGGATCTAAAGAAAAGATGTTGGAATCTCTTATCATATACAGAATTGCTGATATGCGCTTGCAATTGGAAAGCTTGTATAATGAAAACATCACCCCTTTGGAAAAGATTGATAAACTGATTGAACTTTATATCAGTAGAATCAACAAAAACCGTTGCATGTATCAAATTATTCATTTCGAATTCTCCACTAAAAAAAGAGAATTAAACTTTGAAAAATTTACCGAAATGAAGATCAACAATCTAAAAGCTTTAGAAAGAATTATCAAGGAAGGGCAAGATTTAGGTATGTTTCAGAAAAATATCAATGTTGCCCTGCTCTCTCCTACAATCATGGGGACCTATTTTCATTTTCATATGAACAAACATTTTTACGATGAGATTTTCAATTTGAAAACAGAAGAAGATTACAACAATTTTGTTGCAACTACATTAACACAACACATTCAAAAAACCATAAAAGCACTTTTAGTATATGAAAATTAA